In Xenorhabdus griffiniae, the genomic window AGCTATGGCAGTGATATATCGATGAAGCATTTTTTCGACGTTGGGATGAAATGAACCGTCGAAATAGGTTTTATCATTTAAATGCACTTCATTAATGACATCCATGAAATTGACTATCATGTCTTGCCATTGACTCTTTCCTTGCTCGGCAATAGCTATTTCTTCACGCAGACGTTCACGATAACTATTGGCATTAGAAAACTGTTCTCGCCAGGGTATCTTGGTGTATTTGTTGAGTGCGCGATAGAAATATTTTAGATATGCACGTTTCAATGAATCAGGAAAAAAATGGTTCGATTGATTTCCCTTACGGGTCATTATCGACATTATGTTTTCATGCTCAAAGAAGGCTCCAGGGCTTCGTATAAACCGCGAACGCACAGCGGGAATATCTCCTGATGGCGATGTCATGGTGACACGATGGCCTTCACGGCAGAGAAGAATCGCCGCATCGATGGCTGAAAGTTTACTGCCGATAACCAATACCCGCGATTGCGAGGGTATTCTGGCTAACATATCCTGCTCTGGATAGGGACAGTGAATAAAAGTTGGATGAGCCAAGTGGGGTTTCAACACTTCAGGGAGTCGAGAAGCGCCGAAGCCTGTACAAAAAATGACATCAGTTACTTCCAGCGATTGAGGTGTCAAGGTATCACCGTACCAGAGCGTATAATACCGATGTGAATTGATTTTTAACCCCTTAAATACATAGGGTATATGGAAAACATCGATTCCGATCTTGAGAGCGATAGTGTTAAATTCCAGAAACTTTTCATTCAGATAATTTCCTACCCATTGGCGCGGTACGAAAGATTCCGGTGTAACGGTATGCCCACGTTTATGCAGATAATCCAGAAAATCCAGAGGGTTATCTGCCACGACGGACATGGTATCAACTGAGGTATTGCAGAGGATATCACCATCTAGATTGAAAAAGGCCATACCGGGGCCAACAGCCCCAGGCGCAATAATATAAATGGTTTGTGCCACACGATGTTGCACTGCTGCGATGAATGTTGCCACGCCCGCAGCCCCGCCTCCGACAATCGCAAGACTTCTTTTTTGAAAAGACATCATCATTTCCTATATTTTAAATATATTGAAATTAAGGACGTTTTATTCGGCTGACTTAAGCAAAGGCTTTCATCCTGCAATGGCTTCGACAATCGAAATATAACAACCTGTATCAATAACGCGATTGAGTTTCAAATCTGCGTTAGCCAGCAATTGTCGTAGCTCATCTTCTGTGCGTTCGCGTCCCCCTTCGTAGATCCCCATGCAGAGGAGATCCATTTCCTTACCTGAGTGCGAAACGTTGCCATTAGGGATGACCGGATCCATGATTAGCACTCGGCCGTCAGGGGACATCGCTTGTCGGCAGTTACGTAGGATGCGTATACATTGCTCATCAGGCCAGTCGTGCATAATGTACTTGAGCAGATAGATATCGCCCTGTGGACATGACTCGAAAAAGTCGCCAGAAGTAATCTCCCAACGTGTATCGTCACCTAACGCGTCAAGTTGATGTCTGGCCAGTACGTGTGGTTGGTCGAAAAGGATCCCTCGCAGAGTGGTATTAGCCTGTAATACGCTTAATAACAGGCCACCAAATCCACCAGCGATATCGACAACGGTCGCATTTTTCGGAAAGTCATAACTGTTCACGAGAAACAGATTTTCCACTTTAGACATTGAAGACATGCCGGCGTGAAAATCATCAGCCGGTGTGTCCTTCTGCGCCCAATAATCAAAGAAAGGAAGTCCGTAGAGGTGTTTGAAGGCGGGATTGCCGCGGACACTTTCGACAATCTCACCAAGAGGTTGCCAAAATGTCCTGTCAGTCAGCATCAGTACTGCAGCTCGGAGGGAGTGGTGTGTGTCTTTGCGCAGGAACTCTGCGGCTGGTGTGAGTGAAAACCGATTTTCTTCGGTTTCACGAAAGATATTCCGTGTGGCGAGCAACCGCAGAACTCGGTGTAGTTGTTGCTCCTGGGCGCCGACAGTTTTGGCAAGTTCATTCACTGTTTTTGGCCCATCGCTCAAATGATCGGCTACACCCAGAACTGCGGCAGCACGAAGCGCCGCTTGATAAGAATACCCCATTGTTTGATTAAGTAAATGTAACGCTGCTGATGTGTAGTTAGAAATTGCTGTGTTATTATTTAAAATGTTCATATGATTCTCATTTATTATGTAATTATTAAATAGCGTTTCAAAATGATAGGAGTACTCCTTACCCCCGCACGGGGTAAGGAACTCCAACATCTGATACTCTCAGTATTATGAAAACCTATTTAAAATAAAAAATTAAAGAAATATAAGTTTACTTATTATTTCAAGCATATTATTAACCAGAGAATTGTTTATTTTTCAATCACAAAAAAGCTTATACGAAAGGATATTGTTATAATGATTTTTATTAATAAGAATAATGAGTAAGGTTGTTTTTACGAGGAGGTTATGTTGTGTTTATAATGAGAGTTTTTGAGGGATATATACGCATTAAACTTCAAGTTTCCGCTTGAAAATC contains:
- a CDS encoding FAD/NAD(P)-binding protein, whose product is MSFQKRSLAIVGGGAAGVATFIAAVQHRVAQTIYIIAPGAVGPGMAFFNLDGDILCNTSVDTMSVVADNPLDFLDYLHKRGHTVTPESFVPRQWVGNYLNEKFLEFNTIALKIGIDVFHIPYVFKGLKINSHRYYTLWYGDTLTPQSLEVTDVIFCTGFGASRLPEVLKPHLAHPTFIHCPYPEQDMLARIPSQSRVLVIGSKLSAIDAAILLCREGHRVTMTSPSGDIPAVRSRFIRSPGAFFEHENIMSIMTRKGNQSNHFFPDSLKRAYLKYFYRALNKYTKIPWREQFSNANSYRERLREEIAIAEQGKSQWQDMIVNFMDVINEVHLNDKTYFDGSFHPNVEKMLHRYITAIALPNARKLLHYMDEDSLIIQQGEILNVVIEEGEANTWLVNLGQDYQPFDAVVAAVGYHQPDFVINEDGKLEIDTHGQHSERAISISPEMVAIHPDLKEKESIWFVGTPAHKRLWVPNALVVVANIATKVIKNMLRIDIQAPSAVDNHEKELEIST
- a CDS encoding methyltransferase, translating into MNILNNNTAISNYTSAALHLLNQTMGYSYQAALRAAAVLGVADHLSDGPKTVNELAKTVGAQEQQLHRVLRLLATRNIFRETEENRFSLTPAAEFLRKDTHHSLRAAVLMLTDRTFWQPLGEIVESVRGNPAFKHLYGLPFFDYWAQKDTPADDFHAGMSSMSKVENLFLVNSYDFPKNATVVDIAGGFGGLLLSVLQANTTLRGILFDQPHVLARHQLDALGDDTRWEITSGDFFESCPQGDIYLLKYIMHDWPDEQCIRILRNCRQAMSPDGRVLIMDPVIPNGNVSHSGKEMDLLCMGIYEGGRERTEDELRQLLANADLKLNRVIDTGCYISIVEAIAG